In a single window of the Pocillopora verrucosa isolate sample1 chromosome 4, ASM3666991v2, whole genome shotgun sequence genome:
- the LOC131785253 gene encoding zinc finger protein 596 encodes MSYQFSPATHGLPSLAQYLPPGCKFLSCHDAQNVLRSCSTWRLPNGTLVAPLGGELYQVVEVPANCDERCSYHEPRGTSALLSENSPLLRNEWFRFRHLSEHESSSCYSDGLKRLPLFYTDGRRCNCQLCATTMYPDRLYEHHLSQMKPHDVVCGLREERFSPLVNKQSNESPDNPAAYPFTLALPQSSTSLTSSQEEQRRQKQKRFQCMHCEKSFGKSSHLRDHIRTHTGDRPFRCQFCNKAFTQYSNLRTHTRIHTGEKPFKCHHCNKSFTQAVTLRSHTRTHTGDRPYHCKRCSKSFACFSGLKGHHRVHSDTEQDELEI; translated from the exons ATGTCGTATCAGTTCTCGCCAGCGACTCATGGCCTGCCGAGCCTTGCGCAATATCTACCCCCGGGCTGCAAATTTCTGAGCTGCCACGATGCACAAAACGTCCTAAGAAGTTGTTCGACGTGGAGACTTCCCAACGGAACTCTGGTTGCTCCGCTGGGCGGGGAGCTTTACCAAGTTGTGGAAGTTCCCGCTAACTGCGATGAGCGCTGCTCTTATCACGAG CCCCGAGGGACATCGGCTTTGTTGTCTGAAAATTCGCCACTGCTTCGTAATGAATGGTTCCGTTTTCGACACTTGTCTGAACACGAAAGCTCCTCCTGTTACTCCGACGGGCTCAAGAGGTTGCCTCTTTTTTACACAG ATGGCCGCCGCTGCAACTGTCAACTTTGCGCCACGACGATGTATCCCGACAGGCTTTACGAGCATCACCTGTCACAGATGAAACCGCATGACGTGGTGTGCGGACTCAGAGAGGAAAGATTTTCTCCTTTGGTAAACAAGCAGAGTAATGAATCCCCGGACAATCCAGCAGCCTACCCGTTTACCCTTGCGCTCCCGCAGTCTTCCACATCACTGACGTCGTCACAAGAGGAACAACGAAGACAGAAACAGAAGCGATTTCAGTGTATGCATTGCGAGAAATCTTTTGGAAAATCTTCACACCTGCGTGATCACATCAGAACTCACACCGGGGATCGCCCGTTTCGCTGTCAGTTTTGCAACAAAGCTTTCACCCAGTACTCGAACTTGCGCACGCACACGCGAATTCACACGGGCGAAAAGCCATTCAAGTGTCACCACTGTAACAAAAGCTTTACACAAGCTGTCACGCTAAGAAGTCACACAAGGACTCACACGGGTGACAGGCCTTATCACTGTAAGAGGTGCAGCAAATCGTTCGCCTGTTTTTCCGGTTTGAAAGGACATCACAGGGTTCATTCGGACACGGAGCAAGATGAACTGGAAATTTAA